The DNA sequence TTAAGGACGACGACGAAGGCCTTTCCCTGTCCTGTGATAGGGTGAAAGGAGCGATTGTCGAAGGTCTGCTTCGAGAGTTCGAGGCCGAAGGGTCCGTAAAAATGGAGATAAAACACGCAAAAGACGGGACTGTGACTAAAATCTCCGGTGGTAAGGCACTATACTCCAAAGACAGAGGTTCCATCGTTATGAGCGGAGGAGCGGTGGCGGTTCAGAGGGGTAGAAAGATAACCGCCAAAAACGTGGTCTTTTATCCGACCACAAGCAAGATAGAGGCGAAGGGGAACCCCAAGATAACCTTCGACGTGGAATGAGGTCGTGCTAACTATGACATCCCGAAACGGAGTGACCCTTTCTGCAGAGGGTCTGACGAAGAGTTACAGAAAACGGACCGTGGTCTCAGGGGTCGATCTGAAAATTCCTATGGGGAAGATCACCGGTCTCTTGGGGCCTAACGGAGCGGGAAAGACCACCAGTTTTTACATGATAGTGGGGTTGATAAGACCCGACAGAGGTCGTGTTCTACTGGGAGACAGGGAGATAACCGGCCTTCCTGTCTACAGGAGAGCCCGTATAGGAATAGGCTATCTGCCTCAGGAGAGCTCGGTATTTCGAAGTCTGACTGTTAGAGAAAATTTAGACCTCGTGTTGGAGGAGAGGCACATCGCTAAAGCGGAGAGACGGGAGATCGCAGATCGTCTGATAGAAGATCTGGGGCTTCAGAGACTGGTGGACGTGTCGGGATATGCCTTGAGCGGTGGAGAGCGACGACGGCTTGAAATAGCTCGCTGTCTGGCTATAATGCCGGATTTCATCTTCTTGGACGAGCCCTTCAGCGGGATCGATCCGATAGCGGTCTACGATATACAACAGATAATTCTAGGGCTCAGGGAAAAAGGCTATGGGATAATGATAACCGATCACAACGTCAGGGATACCCTGGCCATAACCGATAAAACCTATCTCATCCATAGAGGAGAGATAGTCATAGAGGGCAATCCCGACGAGGTAGCCAGAAGCGAGGTAGCCAGGAAGTTCTATCTTGGGGAGAGGTTTACCTGGTGATTTTTAATCAAAGAGGAGCTATTTCGTAGGCCCTCCCTCTTCTAAGGATTCTCTCTACCTTTTCTGCTGCAGAGGCCACCTTGACGCTGAGGGGAGCTCCCAGAACGACTCTATCTGGCTGTATTCCGATTACGAACGTTTCCAGATCGAACTGATTCAACATCAAATTTAAGGGCATGTCGTGATTTGTGAAAGAGACATCCGATATCCGTTCTATTGAAAAACGCCTGAAATCTCCTGGCATGAGCCCCATGTCGGAGGCGTCCACCAGGATCAGCCTTTCTGGGCTCTCTTTCTTTATGGCGTATACGTAATTTCCGGGAACGGTATAACACGTGTAAACCACCGTGTCGGCAGGAGGTGTCACCTTTAGTCTGTCCGATATTATTACCCCTACCGCGTCGTCTCCGTAGAGCTCGTTTCCCAGACCCCATATCATCGTTTTGTTCATCTCATGCACCTCGATCTATCTTGAACTGGAGGAAACTCTGTGTCTGTAATTCTCTCTCGTATGGTCAGAAACGCTCTTACAATGATGCTAGGAACCTTCGCTAGTCGCATACTTGGACTGGCTAGAGAGATCATAACCGCGGCCCTCTTCGGGGCCTCTCGTTCTCTCGACGCTTTCTATATAGCCTACACCCTTGCTAATCTGGCAAGGCAGCTTCTGGCTGAAGGGGCTCTCTCCGCGGCGTTCGTTCCGGTTTTCACCCAGGTCCTCGAGAAGGACGGACGTGGAAGGGCCGAAAACCTGGCCAGACAGGCCTCATCGGTGTTGCTTTTTTTGTGTGCCGCGGTAGTCGTCTTGGGTTATCTGATGTCTCCACTGTTGGTTTCCTTGATGGCTCCGGGATTCGACGTCGAAAAGGCCAATTTGGCGGTGTCCCTGACCAGGTGGATGTTCCCCTATCTTATGATGGTGTCCATGGCCGCACTTGCCATGGGAGTTTTAAACAGCATGGGCAGGTTTTTCGTGCCTGCCGTGGCTCCCGCCATGGCCAACGTAGCATATATTACGATCGTGCTCCTGTTTGCGTCAAGAAGCGGCGTATCCTGTCTGGTCTGGGCGGTCCTTCTAGGAGGGGTATTGCAGATGGGGGTACAGCTTCTGGCGGTTTCGAGGGAAGGAGTGTCCCTGCTTCCTGCGATACCTAAAAAAGGAGATCCCGAGCTCAAAAGGATGATGTTGCTCTTCCTCCCCTATGCGGCGGGCCTCTCTCTGAATCAGATAAACCCGATTATCAGCAGGGTGTTAGGGTCCTTTCTCCAAGATGGAGCAATATCGGTCCTTAACTACGCCAACAGAGTGATACAGCTTCCTCTCGGGCTTGTCGTGATAGCCATATCCCAGGCGGTGCTCCCAGAACTCTCGCGGTGTATGTTGGAGGGAGACAGGGTATTCTCTGAGACCGTTCGAGATTCGGTCAGGTTCGCTCTTTTCGCCATACTGCCGATAACGGTGGCGGCCTGTATGGTCTCTAGCCCGGTGATACATGTTCTTTTCTATAGGGGGGCTTTCGACGAATGGGCGTGGAACGCCACTTCTTTGGCCATGTCTATGTACGCTTTGGGACTTCCGGGAATGGCCTGTTCTACCGTAGTTATGAGAGCTCTTTACGCTAAGGGGCTTCCAAAGGCGGCCGTTGCTGTGACCGTTTCCAGCGTCGTCTCTAACCTGGTTCTCAGTGTCCTGCTCCTGCGCCCTATGGGATTCAGCGGGCTGGCTTTGGCTACCTCGATCGCCTTTACCCTTTCCTCGTTTGTTGGGCTTTCTCTTCTCGGTAGGAAAACGACACATAGAATAGGTCTTTTCGACATGTCGTGGATCGGGAAGAACCTGGTCGCTTTGTCGGCTTTAGCCGTAGCCCTGTACGGTCTCTCCACTTTGTATCCCTATCCTCAAGATGGTTTGATGGCCTGGAGGTCCCTATGGATCCTCTTTGCTGCGATTTTAGGAGGGGCTTCCTACATCGGAGGAGCCGCCGTTATGGGGTCCGGTGAACTTCGTTGGATAAAGGAGGCCGTTGTCTCCAGAAAGAGAAAGGATATAAAAAGACGTGATGAATCGAATAGGTAAAATGTTTATCTTCTCGCTTGCCGTGTCGGTGCTTTTTGTCGTCGGTGTCCCCTGTTGGGGAGGATCTTTTGAGGATTTGGAGGCCGACCGCTCCTCGGTTGTGTGGGTCGAAGGTCAGATTATGGGCGACATGGTATTAGGAGCAAAAGGGAAGTTGACCTTCCTGTTTATGGATAGAAAAATCTGTGATGCTGCTAGAGTGGATAGAGGGAGTTTGCCTGAGTGGCTGATATGGAACCTCCAGTATGAATCGGTAGCAAGAAAAGGGAAAAGAGAGTTCTTCCTGTTAAGATACGAGGCGATAAAAAACTGGGAATTCGACCCGACCGATATAAAGATAGGAGGATACAAATTAAAAATGGGCGATATCGTGTCCAGGAAGGACATGATAAACGTAGGTCCCCTGTCTTCCGGTACGGTAGCGACGTTGGCGTTTTCCGTCCCCAGATCTTTTATGAAGCCGGGGCGTTCTCTGGAGATGGCTTACGCTGAATGGACGACCGATTGGATCGTCCCGAGGAGGTGAGGTTAGTGCACGTCTTTAAATGCGCGGCCTGCGAAAAGGAATTCAAAAGCGAAAAAAGAGAGCTTAGATGTCCTTTTTGTGGCAGCAATGTCTTGATTCACGTCAGCGGAGAAAGGTTCAATTCGAAAAGTTGCAGCGGTAACTGCAGTTGTTGCAGCGGCTGTGGGAGTTGAGTTTATGGGGTTCCTGACATTGGCCATAGAAAGCAGTTGCGACGATACCGCCGTGGCCATACTTGAAGGCCAGAGAAACGTACTGTCCTCCACGATGTCCTCTCAGGTGGAGAGCCATGCTCCCTTTGGGGGAGTTGTCCCGGAATACGCCTCCAGGATGCACCTGGAGGCGACTCTTCCCTTGGTGGACAGGGCTTTAGCTGAAGCCGATGCAAAACCGTCGGATCTGGGCCTCATAGCAGTGACCGCTGGACCGGGACTGATGGGATCCTTGCTGGTAGGTGTCATGACTGCCAAGGGATTGGCCCAGGCCTGGAAAAAACCGATCCTAGGGGTAAACCATCTGGAGGGACACGTGTTCGCCAATGTGGTGAATCATCCCGACCTCGATCCTCCTTTTATAGCGATGATAGTCTCCGGCGGGCACACCGAAGTTGTCCTCGTGGAGAACCTGGGGTCTTACAGGATACTGGGGGGAACCAAAGACGATGCCGCAGGAGAAGCGTACGATAAGGTGGCTAAACTTCTGGGCCTCGCGTATCCGGGAGGACCTATCGTGGACGAACTGGCGAAGGACGGAGATCCCCAGGCATTCGACTTTCCCGTTCCCTTGAAAAAATCGGATGAGATATCCTTCAGTTTCAGTGGCTTGAAGACAGCCGTACTCTGGCAGATAGAACGCATAAAGAGAGAAGGTACCTCTCTTCCAGTGAAGGACATCTGCGCCTCCTTTCAGAGAGCTGCCGTAGAGGCGCTGATATGTAAACTGGATCTGGCTGTCCAAAAGACCGGGGTTGAAAAGGTGGTGTTATCCGGAGGTGTCGCCGCCAACAGCTATCTCAGGGGAATGGTTCTCGATCGCGGAGACTGGAAGGGGTATGTCCCAGATTTGTTCTATTGTACCGACAATGCCGTCATGATAGGTGCGGCGGGATACCACGGTTGGATGAGAGGACGTAGAAGCGGCTTGGACTTGTCGCCTTCTCCATCGTGGAGCATTATGGATGGAGTTTGACCAAATGTGATTATGGAAGAAAAACGGCGATTTTAAGTTATAATGCCGATTATTTGTGTCACGATGCCTCTAGTCTCTCTTGAGATTTAAAGGGGCTGCCTGTATTATCAACAGCGTCGGTTAGCACTCACAAGGTTTGAGTGCTAATATCACCAAAGAAATTTTGAGGGAGGTATTTAGCGTGAATCTCAAACCCCTTGCGGATCGTATCGTAGTCAAGGTAGTTACCAGTGAAGAAAAGACAAAAGGTGGACTCTTCTTGCCCGACACTGCCAAGGAGAAGCCTCAGGAAGGCGAGGTAATGGCCGTAGGTTCCGGAAAAGTTCTGGAGAACGGTCAGAAGCTCCCCCTTGAGCTTAAGGTCGGCGACAGGATCATCTTCAGTAAGTATGCCGGTACGGAGGTAAAGATCGATGGAGACGAATACGTGATCTTCAGCGAGAGAGACGTTCTCGCCGTTATAGAGAAGTAGACGTTTAAGATCGTTAGCCTTTTAATTTACCGATAGAAAGAACGGGAGGTTCGACAAATATGGCAAAAATTCTCGCTTTTGGTGAGGAAGCTCGTCGCGCAATGGAGCGCGGGATCGATAAAGTCGCTGATACCGTAGGTGTTACCCTTGGACCAAAGGGACGTAACGTGGTGTTGGAGAAGAAATTTGGCTCTCCGACGATCACCAACGATGGTGTCACCATAGCCAAGGAGATAGAGCTGGACGATCCCTACGAGAACATGGGCGCTCAGCTGGTCAAGGAGGTCGCTTCCAAGACCAACGATGTGGCCGGAGATGGCACCACCACGGCTACTGTTCTCGCCAGGGAGATAATCCACGAGGGGATGAAGAACGTCGCAGCCGGTGCTAACGGGATGTTCCTCCGCACCGGTATCGAGAAAGCCGTCAGTTTCATAACCGAAGACCTGAAGAAGAAATCCATACAGGTTAAGGGTAAGTCGGAGATCAGTCAGGTAGCCTCCATCTCCGCCAATGACGAGGTGGTCGGCAAGCTGATCGCCGAGGCGATGGAGAAAGTCGGCGAGGACGGGGTCATTACCGTAGAGGACAGTCAGACCATGGGAACCACCCTTGAGACCGTGGAGGGGCTCCAGTTTGACAAGGGCTATATCAGTCCCTATATGGTCACCGATCCCGAGCGTATGGAGGCTGCCCATGAGGACGCCTATATCCTGATATACGATGGCAAGATCAGCAACATCAAGGACGTTCTTCCCATATTGGAGAAGGTCGTTCAGACCGGAAAACCTCTTCTCATAATCGCCGAGGATATCGAGGGAGAGGCTCTGGCGACCCTGGTCGTCAACAAGTTGCGTGGTACCATGCAGGTTGCTGCGGTCAAGGCACCCGGCTTCGGCGAGCGTCGTAAAGCTATGCTTCAGGATATTGCCATAGTGACCGGCGGAGAGGTCATCACCTCCGATCTGGGAGAGAAGCTGGAGAACGTGGAACTCTCCAAGCTCGGTAAGGCCAAGAAGATCCGGGTTACCAAAGAGGAGACCACCATAGTCGAGGGTGCCGGTAACCCCGAGGATATTCGCAAGAGGGCCGCTCAGATTCGCAAGGAGCTTGAGGACTCAACCTCCGATTACGACAAGGAGAAGCTCCAGGAGCGTCTTGCCAAGATAGTTGGAGGAGTCGCTGTGATACAGGTCGGCTCCGCTACCGAGACTGAGCAGAAAGAGCTGAAGCTCAGGATCGACGACGCTCTGGCCGCTACGAGAGCTGCCGTTGAGGAAGGTATCGTTGCCGGAGGCGGTGTCGCCCTGGTCAGCTGCATCGATGGCTTGGCCAAGGAGATAGAGAAGCTCAATGGAGACGTAAAGACCGGCGCTAGCCTGGTTCTCAAGTCCCTCTCATCGCCTCTCCACCTTATCGCCACCAATGCCGGCCTTCAGGGCGACGTTGTGGTAGAGAAGGTAAGAGGCCTGGAGGATGGTTTTGGGCTTAACGCTGCCACTGGAGATTACGTCAATATGATCAAAGAGGGGATTATCGATCCCGTCAAGGTTACCAGGAGTGCCTTGGAGAACGCGGCTTCCGTGTCTAAGATGGTCCTGACCACCGAGGCTCTTGTGGCCGACAAGCCCGAGGAGAAGAGCGATCCTGCTGCCGGAATGGGCGGTATGCCCGGCGGAATGGGCGGTATGTACTAGATTCTGTCCTAGAGGACCTTTCCGGAACCCCCGGTTTTTCACCGGGGGTTCCTTTTTTCGATTTTATCGCTTGAAAGATCACCAAGGCCTCCCTTTCTGGTATCATGAACGGAGCGACGGGAAGGTTCGCATTTAAACGGGGGAGGAACTTTGAGATCATGGAAAATATCGTGATTTTGGACTGCGGCTCTCAGTTTACCCAGCTGATAGCCAGGCGCATCAGGGAATTGAAAGTACACAGCGAGATAATGCCGTGGGACTCCACTTTGGAGGAGATAGAGGCCAGATCTCCCATGGGTGTAGTTATATCCGGAGGTCCTAGAAGCGTGTTGGAGGAAGGCGCTCCCTGGATAGATTCTGCCATACTGAATATGTCGGTCCCTGTGATGGGACTCTGTTATGGGATGCAGTACATCTGTAAGGCAATGGGAGGAAGGGTGCGGTCGTCCACAAGCAGGGAATACGGTCGAGCTCACGTCACCATAGTGGATGAGAAGGCAACAGTCTACGATGGAGTTCCCTCCAGGACCCAGGTCTGGATGAGTCACGGCGACGACGTTGAGGCCATCCCCGATAACATGGTCTTGACTGCCAAGACTGACGACGGCGTTGTCGCCGGTTTTCGCAGTTCCGACGAGCGATTGGTGGCGTTTCAGTACCATCCCGAGGTTGCCCATACGGAACATGGAACGATCATGCTTTCTAACTTTTTGTTTAAGGTATGTGGCTGTAGTGGAGACTGGGACCTGGGAGACTGGGTGGAGAGTTCCGTGGCCTCCATCAGATCTAAAGTCGGCGAAGACCGGGTTATCTGCGGTCTCTCCGGAGGCGTGGATTCCTCTGTGGCCGCCGCTTTAGTGTCCAAGGCTATTGGGGACAGGCTTAAGTGTATCTTCGTGGACACCGGGATGCTCAGGGACAAAGAAGCGGTGGAGGTGTTGGAGAGCTACGAGGCAATGGACTTAAACGTAGTTCACGTGGATGCGTCGGAACGCTTCCTGACCGCATTGGAAGGTGTTACCGACCCGGAGAGAAAACGTAAAATCATCGGTGAACTCTTCGTGAGAGTTTTTGAGGCCGAGTCGGCGAAGATATCCGACGCCAAGTGGCTTTTGCAGGGAACCCTCTATCCGGACGTCATAGAAAGTGGCCATCAGGGGAAGAACGCAGCGGTCATAAAGAGTCATCATAACGTTGGAGGTCTTCCCGAGGACATGGATCTGAAGGTCCTCGAGCCACTCAGAGATCTCTTCAAGGACGAGGTAAGGGCTATCGGAAGGATACTCAAGGTACCTCAGGATATAGTCAACCGTCATCCCTTCCCCGGTCCAGGCCTGGCCGTTCGTTGTCTTGGAGATATTACCAAGGAAAAGCTGGACGTCCTTAGGAAGGCCGATCGAATATATATCGACGAGATAAAAAGGGCCGGTCTGTACGATAGTATATGGCAGGCTTTCGCGGTGTTACTTCCGGTCTATACCGTAGGGGTTATGGGCGACGACAGGACTTATGCCAGGGTTTTGGCCCTTCGAGCTATAACCTCCTCGGATGGAATGACCGCGGAATGGTTTCGTTTTCCAATGGAGGTTCTCGACAGGGTCTCCACCAGGATATGTAACGAGGTCTCCGGAGTAAACAGGGTAGTTTACGACGTAACGAGCAAACCGCCTGCAACCATAGAATGGGAGTAGTTTCGGGCCGGACCTTTGCTTGTTTTTATCCTGTCCCTTTACTATAATGTTGGAGCTTTGACGAGGTGATCCTCCTATGGGGGACCTCGTTAACGGTGTGTTGTATCGAACACAGAGGAGGTCTGTTTTATGGGTCAAGTGTTTTTGCTTGTCGGTTTTTCCGGGATTCTGGCCCTGATCTATGCGATGATGGCTTATCGCAAGGTCAGTGGTTTCAGGGTCGATAACGAGAGGGTGGAGGAGCTTTCCAGCATCATCCATCGCGGTGCCATGGCTTTTTTGAACAGAGAATATCGTTGGCTTTTCCCCTTCGTGATCTTGGTTGCCGTGCTTTTAACCTGGAAGCTCGGATTGCCCACAGCTCTGGCTTTCGTGCTCGGAGCCATGTGCAGCGCCGTTGCCGGATACATCGGCATGAACGTCGCGACCAAGTCCAACGGGAAGACCGCCTATGCTGCCACAAGAGGGATGAACCCCGCTCTCAACGTGGCTTTCAAAGGCGGCAGTGTAATGGGCATGGCGGTTGTCGGGCTCGGTGTATTGGGAATACTGGTTTGCTATTTCCTGTATCGTGATCCCAGCGTCATAACCGGTTTCGGATTCGGTGCCAGTTCCATCGCCTTGTTTGCCCGTGTCGGTGGAGGAATCTACACCAAGGCTGCCGACGTCGGAGCAGACTTGGTCGGCAAGGTCGAGGCGGGGATCCCCGAAGACGATCCCCGAAATCCTGCCACCATCGCCGATAACGTCGGAGACAACGTCGGAGATATCGCCGGCATGGGAGCCGACCTTTTCGAGTCTTACGTGAACTCCATAATAGCCGCCATGGCTATAGGGGTCATAGTTGCCGGAGGCGTCGGTGTCGCATACCCTCTGGTGCTGGCCGGTATAGGGATAATTTCGTCGATCCTCGGTACCGTAGTCGTTAAGGTCAAAGAGGGAGGCAACGCACAGGCCGCTCTCAGAAAGGGAACCTTTCTTACCGGGGCTTTGATGATGGTGGGAGCTTTCCTGGCCACCAAGTTCATGATGGACGATATCGCCCTTTTCTGGAGCGTCCTCTCCGGGATCCTGGTCGGTGTCCTTATAGGCTGGGTTACCGAGATATACACCTCGGCAGACTATAAGCCGGTGAAACAGATAGCCCAGGCTACCGAGACGGGTGCTGCCACGACGATCCTTTCCGGGATCGCGGTGGGAATGATATCCACTGTAGTCCCCGTTATAATGATATGTGTGGCCACTCTGGTCAGCTATAAGTTCGGCGGCCTTTTCGGCATAGCCTGTTCCGCCGTTGGGATGCTCTCCATCACCGGTATGACCCTAAGCGTAGATGCCTATGGTCCCATCGCCGACAACGCCGGCGGTATCGCCGAGATGAGTAAGCTTCCTCCTGAGGTCAGGAAGATAACCGATAAACTTGACGCCGTCGGCAATACCACTGCCGCTATGGGCAAGGGATTGGCTATAGGTTCAGCCGCTCTTACTGCTCTGTCCCTGTTCGCCGCCTATGCTGCAGCGGTGAACCTCCAAGCTATCGACCTCAGCAACCCGACCGTCATGGCCGGACTCTTTCTCGGTGGAATGCTTCCCTTCCTCTTCAGTGCCCTAACCATACAGGCTGTAGGAAGAGCTGCAGAGAAAATGATAGACGAGGTCAGACGTCAGTTCAGGGAGATTCCCGGCATCATGGAGGGAACGGCCCGTCCGGAATACGAAAAGTGCGTCGAGATTTCTACCGGTGCGGCTCTCAAGGAAATGGTCTTGCCCGGTCTTTTGGCCATAGTATGCCCCGTTTTGGTCGGTATCTTCCTCGGTCCCGAGGCGCTCGGTGGACTTTTAGGAGGAGCCATAGTTACAGGTGTAATGTTGGCTATATTCATGTCGAATTCCGGAGGAGCCTGGGATAACGCCAAAAAGTATATCGAGGAGGGACATCACGGAGGCAAGGGCACCGAGCAACACGCCGCCGCCGTGGTCGGAGACACCGTCGGAGATCCCTTTAAGGATACCTCCGGTCCGAGTCTCAACATTCTCATCAAGTTGATGTCCGTCGTGGCCGTTGTTATGGCCCCTCTCTTCCTGTAGCAGGAGATATTTAAGCCTACGAATCGGATATCCGTTTTACCATCTAAAGCGGGGAGAGCATATGCTCTCCCCGCTTTTTGATAGACTTATCTTTCGAGGGGGTGAGGCAGTGGGCGATGACGTGGATAGAATAAAATCCAGACTAGATGTAGTGGATATCGTCGGAGATTACGTAAAACTGACCAGGAGCGGGAGAAACTACAAAGGTCTCTGCCCTTTTCATGAAGAAAAAACTCCTTCTTTCTACGTATCCCAGGAGAGACAGTCTTGGCATTGTTTCGGATGCGGGAAGGGGGGAGACATTTTCAGTTTTGTCATGGAAAAAGAGGGGCTTTCTTTTTCTGAAGCTCTCTCCCTTCTGGCTCGCAGAGCAGGTATAGAGATCGAGTCATATCGACGAAGCGACGGATCCGGTAAAAAAACTCTTTTCGACATAATGGAGGAGGCTTGTTCCCTTTTCAGAAAATGTATGGATGGGGATCAGGGGAGTGTCCCTCGAGGGTATCTGGATCGTAGGATGATCCCTCCCCAGGTCCGGTCGTCATTCGAGTTGGGATGGTCCCCCCCCTCTTGGTCTTTTATGGTCCAATATATCAAGGAAAAAGGGATATCCTTGAAGGACGCGGAGAGGTGTGGACTCGTCCTCAGAGGAGATCGAGGTCCTTACGATAGATTCCGAGGTAGGGTCATCTTTCCGATCAGGGATATCACCGGTCGCTTAGTTGCTTTTGGTGGACGTATCGTCGATGGCGACGGAGCAAAGTATCTCAATAGCCCTGAGACCGAGATCTACAGCAAAAGGAGAACCCTTTATCTGATAGACAAGGCTAAGGGGGCTATAAGAAACGGCGGGCACTCGATAATAGTCGAGGGATATATGGATGCCTTGCGACTTCACATGGAGGGCTATTCTCAGACGGTAGCGACCTTAGGTACTGCTTTGACGGAAGATCAGGCGACCATATTAAAACGATTGGCCGATGAGGTCTTCATCTGTTACGATGCAGATCAGGCGGGACAGGCTGCGGCAATAAGGGGTATGTACGTCCTTCAGAAAGCAGGATTATCTGTAAAGGTCGTCGCTCTTCCCGAGGGACAGGATCCGGACGATCTTTTGAGGTCCGACGGTGGGAAGGCCTCTTTCGACGGTTGTCTGGAAAAGGCCTTGCCCCTGATAGAACATCATATAAAATTGCTATCTCCTGCCATCAAGGATGATAGGACCAGAAAGTCGGCGATTCACGATCTTCTAGAGGGCCTTTCACACATAGACGTGACCGATGTCTCTCCCTATCTTCCCTCTTTAGCCGCTTTGTTGGGCATCAGGGATTTCGAGGTGTTGGATGCATTGGAGAAGGTTCGTTCCGGACGCAGGAAGAGCGGCCGTTTTGTCGATACAGTGATCCCTCCATCCCTTTCGGATGAGGACAGGGATAGCCAGGAAATGCCTCCTTTGCCTGAGATAGCTCTGATCTCCTTGCTCTGGAGCGAGTGTGATCTTCGTAGAAAATGCGATACCCGAGAGGTCGTGGAACTTCTCTCCGATCCGAGACTTAAACTCATGGCCGGTTCCATAATGATGGGAGAATCCCCCTCCTCTCTGGAGAAGCGATGGCTCGAGATGGGGGAGACCTTTCAGCTTCGTGTTTTAGCCCGAGGAGGAGCCTATCTGGACGAATTCACTCAAAATTCCGACTGGAAATGGCGACATTTTTGTCATCTTCTCTATCGCCAAAAGGGGCAGATGAGGTATAATGAACTTCGTGTAAAAATGCTCAAAGGGGAGGCTACGACCCGGGAAATAAGGGAAATGGAGGACCTTCGACAGAAACTGGTATCCCAGAAAGGTTCCTGATTGTGGAAAAGGACGGTGGTTGTGGTATGAAGCACATCGTTGACCAGCAGGAAGTAAACGACGATCTAGATATAGGAGCGGATCATACCGAGATCGTTCTGGACCAGTACCTCGATAAGATAAAGGAAATCCTTCTCGAGGGGCAGAGCAAAGGATTCGTTACCAAAGAGGACATCAAACGTCATATGACCCCTCAGACCCTGAACGAGGTGTTACTGGAGAAGATATACGA is a window from the Dethiosulfovibrio russensis genome containing:
- a CDS encoding sodium-translocating pyrophosphatase translates to MGQVFLLVGFSGILALIYAMMAYRKVSGFRVDNERVEELSSIIHRGAMAFLNREYRWLFPFVILVAVLLTWKLGLPTALAFVLGAMCSAVAGYIGMNVATKSNGKTAYAATRGMNPALNVAFKGGSVMGMAVVGLGVLGILVCYFLYRDPSVITGFGFGASSIALFARVGGGIYTKAADVGADLVGKVEAGIPEDDPRNPATIADNVGDNVGDIAGMGADLFESYVNSIIAAMAIGVIVAGGVGVAYPLVLAGIGIISSILGTVVVKVKEGGNAQAALRKGTFLTGALMMVGAFLATKFMMDDIALFWSVLSGILVGVLIGWVTEIYTSADYKPVKQIAQATETGAATTILSGIAVGMISTVVPVIMICVATLVSYKFGGLFGIACSAVGMLSITGMTLSVDAYGPIADNAGGIAEMSKLPPEVRKITDKLDAVGNTTAAMGKGLAIGSAALTALSLFAAYAAAVNLQAIDLSNPTVMAGLFLGGMLPFLFSALTIQAVGRAAEKMIDEVRRQFREIPGIMEGTARPEYEKCVEISTGAALKEMVLPGLLAIVCPVLVGIFLGPEALGGLLGGAIVTGVMLAIFMSNSGGAWDNAKKYIEEGHHGGKGTEQHAAAVVGDTVGDPFKDTSGPSLNILIKLMSVVAVVMAPLFL
- the dnaG gene encoding DNA primase; the encoded protein is MGDDVDRIKSRLDVVDIVGDYVKLTRSGRNYKGLCPFHEEKTPSFYVSQERQSWHCFGCGKGGDIFSFVMEKEGLSFSEALSLLARRAGIEIESYRRSDGSGKKTLFDIMEEACSLFRKCMDGDQGSVPRGYLDRRMIPPQVRSSFELGWSPPSWSFMVQYIKEKGISLKDAERCGLVLRGDRGPYDRFRGRVIFPIRDITGRLVAFGGRIVDGDGAKYLNSPETEIYSKRRTLYLIDKAKGAIRNGGHSIIVEGYMDALRLHMEGYSQTVATLGTALTEDQATILKRLADEVFICYDADQAGQAAAIRGMYVLQKAGLSVKVVALPEGQDPDDLLRSDGGKASFDGCLEKALPLIEHHIKLLSPAIKDDRTRKSAIHDLLEGLSHIDVTDVSPYLPSLAALLGIRDFEVLDALEKVRSGRRKSGRFVDTVIPPSLSDEDRDSQEMPPLPEIALISLLWSECDLRRKCDTREVVELLSDPRLKLMAGSIMMGESPSSLEKRWLEMGETFQLRVLARGGAYLDEFTQNSDWKWRHFCHLLYRQKGQMRYNELRVKMLKGEATTREIREMEDLRQKLVSQKGS